The region TGGCGAGGGATGAGGACGACAGGGGGCCGTCGGATGATCCGCACGAGTGACGACACGGTGGAAAGAGGTGTGGTTCTGCCGCTCGTCACGGCCTTGGTGAAGCTCCCCTCGCTGGCCGATCCGACAACCCGGTCTTCGGTGACCCGACTGCTCGCCGATGAATTGCGAGAGCCGCTCACGATAGCGAATCACCCGAATGCGGTGATCCACCTTTCCCACCTGGCCGAGTACTGCACCGAACGCCCCCGGCGCCTGGTCGCGCTCCTGCGGGTGCTGAGCCTGGTGGAGCCCGACACGAGGCCGATGAACGACCTCCGTCGGCACATTGGCATGATGCACACCCTCGACCTGTTCGAACCGGACGACCTGACAAGGCTGTTGAAGTTGCTCGGCGGAATCGTCGTACCCGACATCGCGGACATCTACCGCGCGGTCGCCGGCGACGCCGCTTCCGGACTGGGCCGGGCGACCACTTACCTCGAGGTCTTCTCGATCCTGGAGGACCTCAATTCACGGCCGGACGGCATACCTCGCCCGATCGTGTTCATCGAGCACGTCGCGGTGAAAGTGCGCAAAGACCTGGCCATCGAACTCCGGCTCTGGGTCGACGAGCAGGCGGCGAAGCGCGAGATCACCGCCGAGGTCGCCGCACTGCGGGAGAGCCTGCGGACCGACCCGCCGGACGACTCGCCCCCGGCCCCCGGCACGGTCGCCTACCTGCTGCTGGCGCTGCGCGGCGAGGGCCCGTCCGGCGACCTCTACCGGCTCACCCCGGCCCGGCACCTCGGCATCACCGCCGAGTGGTCGCCGCGGGTCGCCACCGACCGGGTGGGCCCGCTGGAGGCCATCCAGACCCACGTCGCCGACCTGGTCGAGCAGGCGGAGCGCGACTGGGCGTCGTTCGAACCGGACATCCGGATCGAGTTCATCCTGGACCGCGACAACATCAACCTGGCCGTCGACCAGTGGCCGGCCGAGAACGACGAGGCCGTCCCGGAGCCGATCGGCAGCCGCTACCAGGTCGTGGTGCGCAGCCTGGAGCGCAACTCCGACGACAAGTACCTGCGGGTGTGGCGCCGGCGGTGGCGCGCCCTGGCCGGGCAGGCCCGCACCTGCCGGCCGGTCGACCGCGACGGGTGCGTCCGGGCCCAGGACGCGACCCAGGACGGCGTGCGCGAGCTGCGGTCCATGCTCAGCCGCCGGCACGAGGTGGTCGCCCTGCTGCTCAGCGGGCCGCCCAAGGCCGACCCCGAGCCGCAGGACGAGATCACCTCGGCGGTGAAGGCCGGCGTCCCGCTGATCCTCTGGCACCGCAAGAGCAGCCCGGACAAGAGCTTCGTCCGCGCGGTGGACTACCTGCTGCACGACGAGGACGACGACCACCCCTTCCTCGAACGGGTGCGCCGGGCGCGCGCCACCGCGTTCGGCGAGCGCCACGTCGCGCACCCGTGCGGCGAGCTGTCGGTCCTCTACGACGACCCCATGCGCCGGGTCCTGCCCCACCGGGCCG is a window of Saccharothrix espanaensis DSM 44229 DNA encoding:
- a CDS encoding VMAP-C domain-containing protein encodes the protein MIRTSDDTVERGVVLPLVTALVKLPSLADPTTRSSVTRLLADELREPLTIANHPNAVIHLSHLAEYCTERPRRLVALLRVLSLVEPDTRPMNDLRRHIGMMHTLDLFEPDDLTRLLKLLGGIVVPDIADIYRAVAGDAASGLGRATTYLEVFSILEDLNSRPDGIPRPIVFIEHVAVKVRKDLAIELRLWVDEQAAKREITAEVAALRESLRTDPPDDSPPAPGTVAYLLLALRGEGPSGDLYRLTPARHLGITAEWSPRVATDRVGPLEAIQTHVADLVEQAERDWASFEPDIRIEFILDRDNINLAVDQWPAENDEAVPEPIGSRYQVVVRSLERNSDDKYLRVWRRRWRALAGQARTCRPVDRDGCVRAQDATQDGVRELRSMLSRRHEVVALLLSGPPKADPEPQDEITSAVKAGVPLILWHRKSSPDKSFVRAVDYLLHDEDDDHPFLERVRRARATAFGERHVAHPCGELSVLYDDPMRRVLPHRAAPPEEVAVG